In the genome of Streptomyces sp. V2I9, one region contains:
- a CDS encoding superoxide dismutase family protein, whose product MLAGAVALLTLAGCVSVAHGADDGASGAHGAHGTPSAPAVVVPAQGSGGGGDPSRRDDSVAAGGSSWMRAAGVFSPPGSFVPSDALTYDTRLVPAGARVEITEFTDPSGTRVEARLQGLPPGHAYGMHVHTSPCGADPAAAGPHYQHRPAASADPVNEVWLDFRADEDGDGYAEARHAWGFREGGARSVIIHDRQGGAGERAACFTVPFGPRERA is encoded by the coding sequence GTGCTGGCGGGCGCGGTAGCCCTGTTGACGCTGGCCGGCTGTGTCTCCGTCGCCCACGGAGCGGACGACGGAGCGTCAGGGGCGCACGGCGCGCACGGCACGCCCAGTGCTCCCGCGGTGGTGGTCCCGGCGCAGGGGTCCGGCGGCGGGGGAGATCCGAGCCGCAGGGATGACAGCGTCGCCGCCGGCGGGAGTTCCTGGATGCGGGCCGCGGGGGTGTTCTCGCCGCCCGGCTCCTTCGTGCCGTCCGACGCGTTGACGTACGACACCCGGCTGGTGCCGGCGGGTGCGCGCGTGGAGATCACGGAGTTCACGGACCCGTCCGGCACGCGGGTCGAAGCCCGGCTCCAGGGGCTCCCACCGGGCCACGCCTACGGGATGCACGTGCACACCTCGCCGTGCGGTGCCGATCCCGCCGCCGCGGGGCCCCACTACCAGCACCGCCCGGCGGCGAGCGCCGACCCGGTCAACGAGGTGTGGCTCGACTTCCGGGCGGACGAGGACGGCGACGGGTACGCGGAGGCCCGGCACGCCTGGGGGTTCCGGGAGGGCGGAGCCCGGTCGGTGATCATCCATGACCGCCAGGGCGGCGCGGGGGAGCGGGCGGCCTGCTTCACGGTTCCGTTCGGGCCACGGGAGCGGGCGTGA
- a CDS encoding DedA family protein, which yields MLESVGALTSSPWIYAVVALSVLLDVFLPLLPSGVLVITAATAAAAGSTTVSGADGGTGGQVPSLVVLILCAATASVLGDLVAYRLAWRGGDRLDRAIARSRRLTTAQERLGAALSRGGGALVIIARFAPAGRSVVSLGAGAAHRRKRDFLPWSALAGLAWAGYSVGLGYFGGRWLGSTWFGTAVSVLALFAAGALAAFMVKGRPTAGSAPEVATAADPTPGDADIPAPGPRAAPVQQTPVSAPAAALTSPPFVSVPAPAPFPSAAPLSKPSTP from the coding sequence GTGCTAGAGAGTGTGGGCGCGCTGACCAGCAGCCCATGGATCTACGCGGTGGTCGCCCTCTCCGTTCTCCTGGACGTCTTCCTGCCCCTGCTGCCCAGCGGTGTCCTCGTCATCACGGCTGCCACGGCGGCCGCGGCGGGCTCCACCACGGTGAGCGGCGCCGATGGAGGAACCGGCGGTCAGGTCCCCTCGCTCGTCGTCCTCATCCTGTGCGCGGCCACCGCCTCGGTGCTCGGCGATCTCGTCGCGTACCGGCTCGCCTGGCGCGGAGGGGACCGGCTGGACCGGGCCATCGCCCGCTCCCGTCGCCTCACCACCGCGCAGGAACGTCTCGGCGCGGCGCTGAGCCGGGGTGGCGGAGCCCTGGTGATCATCGCCCGGTTCGCACCGGCGGGCCGCTCGGTGGTCTCGCTCGGCGCGGGCGCCGCCCACCGCAGGAAGCGGGACTTCCTGCCGTGGTCCGCACTGGCGGGACTGGCCTGGGCGGGCTACAGCGTGGGGCTCGGCTATTTCGGCGGCCGGTGGCTGGGTTCGACGTGGTTCGGCACGGCCGTTTCGGTGCTGGCCCTGTTCGCGGCGGGCGCGCTGGCCGCGTTCATGGTGAAGGGCCGCCCGACGGCGGGGTCCGCGCCGGAGGTGGCCACGGCGGCCGACCCGACGCCCGGAGACGCGGACATCCCGGCGCCCGGTCCCCGTGCCGCCCCCGTACAGCAGACGCCGGTCTCCGCCCCGGCCGCAGCGCTGACGTCACCGCCGTTCGTCTCCGTACCGGCGCCCGCGCCGTTCCCGAGCGCCGCACCCCTGAGCAAGCCGTCCACCCCCTGA
- a CDS encoding histidine phosphatase family protein, with the protein MTPTAARYLYLTRHGQASADESTLTDAGRRQAALLGERLRGAPITAIHHRPLPRAEETARLVGEHLPGAPLLRSEPAGDYIPYLPRREELPAESADGTLARLDGFPAAEREQGPGLAQEALARFTGTVEGDEPRHELLVTHNFLVGWLVRDALEAPAHRWLGLNHTNAGLTVIRYAPGRPPALLLYNDTGHLPAELRWTGFPPELHV; encoded by the coding sequence ATGACGCCCACCGCCGCCCGCTACCTGTATCTCACCCGGCACGGCCAGGCGTCCGCGGACGAGAGCACACTGACCGACGCGGGCCGCCGCCAGGCCGCCCTGCTCGGAGAACGTCTTCGCGGAGCCCCGATCACGGCGATCCACCACCGTCCGCTGCCGCGCGCCGAGGAGACGGCGCGACTGGTCGGCGAGCACCTGCCCGGAGCTCCTCTGCTGCGGTCCGAACCGGCCGGGGACTACATCCCGTACCTGCCGCGCCGTGAGGAGTTGCCGGCGGAGTCGGCCGACGGGACGCTCGCCCGGTTGGACGGATTTCCGGCAGCCGAGCGTGAGCAGGGTCCCGGACTGGCGCAGGAGGCTCTCGCGCGGTTCACGGGAACGGTCGAGGGCGACGAACCCCGCCACGAACTCCTCGTCACCCACAACTTCCTCGTCGGCTGGCTCGTCCGGGACGCGCTGGAAGCCCCCGCCCACCGCTGGCTGGGCCTCAACCACACCAACGCCGGTCTGACGGTCATCCGTTACGCACCGGGCCGCCCGCCGGCCCTGCTGCTGTACAACGACACCGGCCACCTGCCGGCCGAACTCCGCTGGACCGGCTTCCCGCCCGAACTGCACGTCTGA
- a CDS encoding inositol monophosphatase family protein — protein MIEPAAHVSDTEVAAAAVLAGAEVVRARYRQRHSRIDKGGGDFATDVDVAAEEAVLDVIRAARPGDAVHGEEGGRRGAVGVAREWLVDPLCGTLNYAVGSPLVAVNVALRGGPAAVADPFGGDVFLTDGEAAWVRTGAGYEAPATPAGDSRLVDVNLDPPFPSAPGFRAVDLLAHPRFVGHFRPRVVSTSLALAWVAAGRRAAYVTDGGDLGASVHFAAGIALCRAAGCVVTGVDGAPVGAGGRGIVAAADAGTHRLLMSMIGGGGGRR, from the coding sequence ATGATCGAACCAGCCGCACACGTGTCGGACACCGAGGTGGCGGCTGCCGCCGTGCTGGCCGGGGCGGAGGTCGTGCGCGCCCGGTACCGGCAACGCCACTCCCGCATCGACAAGGGGGGCGGGGACTTCGCCACCGACGTCGATGTGGCGGCCGAGGAGGCGGTTCTCGACGTCATCCGCGCCGCCCGGCCCGGCGACGCCGTGCACGGCGAGGAGGGCGGCCGGCGCGGCGCGGTCGGGGTGGCGCGGGAGTGGCTGGTGGACCCGCTCTGCGGGACGCTCAACTATGCCGTCGGCTCGCCCCTGGTGGCCGTCAACGTGGCGCTGCGCGGCGGTCCGGCCGCCGTGGCCGACCCGTTCGGCGGTGATGTCTTCCTCACCGACGGAGAGGCGGCGTGGGTCCGGACCGGTGCGGGGTACGAGGCGCCCGCGACGCCGGCCGGCGATTCCCGGCTGGTGGACGTGAACCTCGATCCGCCGTTCCCGAGCGCGCCCGGCTTCCGGGCGGTCGATCTGCTCGCCCATCCCCGGTTCGTCGGCCACTTCCGCCCGCGCGTCGTCTCCACCTCGCTCGCGCTGGCCTGGGTCGCGGCCGGCCGGCGGGCCGCCTACGTCACCGACGGCGGCGACCTCGGCGCGAGCGTGCACTTCGCCGCCGGGATCGCCCTGTGCCGGGCCGCCGGCTGCGTCGTCACCGGGGTCGACGGTGCTCCGGTCGGGGCAGGTGGGCGGGGAATCGTCGCGGCAGCGGACGCCGGGACCCACCGGTTGCTCATGTCGATGATCGGGGGCGGCGGGGGGCGCCGCTGA
- a CDS encoding DUF2277 domain-containing protein → MCRSIKTLRPPVLPTEATEEDMRAAALQYVRKVSGFRAPAAHNRAVFDQAVDEITAATMKLLDGLVVRGAARD, encoded by the coding sequence ATGTGCCGCAGCATCAAGACCCTCCGCCCGCCCGTCCTCCCCACAGAGGCCACCGAGGAGGACATGCGGGCCGCCGCCCTCCAGTACGTACGCAAGGTCTCCGGGTTCCGCGCGCCCGCCGCGCACAACCGGGCGGTCTTCGACCAGGCCGTCGACGAGATCACCGCCGCCACGATGAAGCTGCTCGACGGGCTGGTGGTACGGGGCGCGGCGCGGGACTGA
- a CDS encoding DoxX family protein — MLIRLNHAQPYVLSLFRFVIGLLFAIHGAAKLFGVFGGNQAETGAWPGWYAAVIQLVCGSLVALGLGTRAAAFLASGSMAYAYFMVHQPEALLPIENGGEPSALFCWAFLLFVFTGPGAVALDRFFGSRSTAAGTGAASRRDRAPAVSV; from the coding sequence ATGCTCATCCGCTTGAACCACGCCCAGCCCTACGTCCTCAGCCTCTTCCGCTTCGTCATCGGCCTGTTGTTCGCCATCCACGGCGCCGCCAAGCTCTTCGGGGTGTTCGGCGGCAACCAGGCGGAGACCGGCGCATGGCCCGGCTGGTACGCCGCCGTGATCCAGCTGGTCTGCGGCTCCCTGGTCGCCCTCGGCCTCGGCACCCGCGCCGCGGCCTTCCTCGCCTCGGGCTCGATGGCCTACGCGTACTTCATGGTGCACCAGCCCGAGGCGCTCCTGCCGATCGAGAACGGCGGCGAGCCGTCGGCGCTGTTCTGCTGGGCGTTCCTGCTGTTCGTCTTCACCGGACCGGGAGCGGTCGCCCTGGACCGCTTCTTCGGCTCGCGGAGCACGGCGGCCGGGACCGGTGCAGCCTCTCGCCGCGACCGGGCCCCGGCCGTCTCCGTCTGA